A stretch of the uncultured Bacteroides sp. genome encodes the following:
- a CDS encoding IS110 family transposase: MRTQSNKVNFNGENIYVGIDVHLKSWAVTIYTEHLHHKTFSQPPVPILLWKYLDENFPGGNYYSAYEAGFCGFHIHFELEKLNIKNIVVNPADIPTSQKEHVHKNDSCDSKKIARSLRAKELTGIHIPLIETLENRSLVRSREILVKDLVRFKQRIKSFLYFYGIAYPPEFEKSSCHWSKRFLKWLKEISLNTQNGNEALSLLIREVEQQRLLLLEVNKKIHSLAISDKYIKEMELIRSVPGIGLITGLTFLLEIENIERFSNTDKLACFVGIIPTCHSSGETSNNGEMTFRGQIHLKKGLIESAWVASRIDPALTHSFIKLCKRMEPNKAIIRIARKLLNRIYYTLKKEHKYEYGMVK, from the coding sequence ATGCGTACACAAAGTAACAAAGTAAATTTCAATGGAGAAAATATTTATGTTGGAATTGATGTTCATCTAAAGAGTTGGGCAGTGACAATCTACACAGAACATTTGCATCATAAGACTTTTAGTCAGCCACCGGTTCCCATATTATTATGGAAATATCTGGATGAAAATTTTCCTGGTGGTAATTACTATTCTGCTTATGAAGCCGGATTCTGTGGATTTCATATTCACTTTGAACTGGAAAAGTTGAATATAAAAAATATAGTAGTCAATCCCGCTGACATACCGACCAGTCAAAAGGAACATGTGCATAAGAATGATTCTTGCGATAGCAAGAAAATAGCCCGTTCTCTGAGAGCTAAAGAACTCACCGGAATACATATTCCATTGATTGAGACCTTAGAAAATCGTTCTTTAGTTCGTTCTCGAGAAATCTTGGTCAAGGATCTGGTTCGTTTCAAACAGCGAATAAAGTCTTTTCTTTATTTTTATGGGATAGCCTATCCTCCTGAATTTGAAAAGTCATCTTGTCATTGGTCAAAACGCTTTCTTAAATGGTTAAAAGAAATATCCCTAAATACGCAAAATGGAAATGAAGCATTATCCCTATTAATAAGAGAAGTAGAACAACAGCGCCTTCTTTTATTAGAAGTGAATAAGAAAATTCATAGCTTGGCTATTTCTGATAAATATATTAAAGAGATGGAATTAATAAGAAGTGTCCCCGGAATAGGCTTGATTACAGGACTTACTTTTCTATTGGAAATAGAAAATATAGAGCGTTTTTCTAACACGGACAAGCTAGCCTGTTTTGTAGGAATAATACCGACTTGTCATTCGAGTGGAGAAACTAGTAACAATGGAGAAATGACCTTTAGAGGGCAAATCCATTTAAAGAAAGGTCTGATTGAAAGTGCTTGGGTTGCTTCAAGAATAGATCCAGCTCTAACACATAGCTTTATTAAGCTTTGCAAAAGAATGGAACCCAATAAGGCAATCATACGAATTGCGAGAAAGTTGTTAAACAGAATATATTATACTCTAAAAAAGGAACATAAATACGAATATGGAATGGTTAAATAA
- a CDS encoding phage integrase SAM-like domain-containing protein has product MPIRQINKVFIENFYLYIIKNHDCSPNMAMKFIQHFRTVINFAQGTGSFANYKLKFEYIGTGFLNKDEISKICNKDLASKDWNRYGMF; this is encoded by the coding sequence ATGCCTATCCGGCAAATCAACAAAGTTTTTATTGAGAACTTCTACCTATATATAATAAAGAACCACGACTGTTCACCTAATATGGCGATGAAGTTCATCCAGCATTTCCGCACGGTGATAAACTTCGCACAAGGTACAGGATCATTCGCCAATTACAAGCTAAAATTCGAGTACATAGGAACAGGGTTTCTCAACAAGGATGAAATAAGCAAGATATGCAATAAGGATCTCGCATCTAAAGATTGGAACAGGTACGGGATGTTTTGA
- a CDS encoding tyrosine-type recombinase/integrase, producing the protein MKEIATVCRIDKNITLHLAKHTFATTVKLENGVPIESVSKVLGNKDIGKTQIYAKVVDAKLSNDMNMPAQKLNAQQTVI; encoded by the coding sequence TTGAAAGAAATTGCCACAGTATGCAGAATTGACAAAAACATCACCTTGCATCTTGCAAAGCACACTTTTGCAACCACTGTTAAACTGGAAAATGGAGTACCAATAGAGAGTGTCTCAAAGGTGTTAGGTAACAAAGATATTGGGAAAACTCAAATCTACGCAAAAGTCGTAGATGCAAAATTGAGCAATGATATGAATATGCCGGCGCAGAAACTTAATGCTCAACAAACTGTTATCTAA
- a CDS encoding trypsin-like serine protease: MTKLSESEKELLNKLSVRTAKLNDEGKQCNEGSGTLFGSGDKCYVLTAGHCVDGVDEYHIVIEYYNGVTYLKTKVLEIIECKYNEATGEDYAVLLVDRPDTDVKYMSVIKRFDLSIPEDDYVMLSYPPNARDGSIFEMKKNINDYWRVDVAVNYAIEDFKDAIKGSSGAGIVVYRHNRFYYVGLVTRTRNSAGAYNDIKALSPSVFDEFTPSDTKDNNFFDTIKSWEDWYDSKNAQERRDKIRELNNDWLDYLTRKIQILYPTNSEKNVDTYIKCYLKGMEIINKMLLSNASFVQELNKQNDKFFGRLLDTHKEDFESSEGAYQDLQSIIKQMKQLASFRFPEDKDDVIAHDYAYYRVAERLLNCTLNYYYP; this comes from the coding sequence ATGACGAAATTATCTGAAAGTGAAAAAGAACTACTCAATAAGTTGAGTGTTCGGACAGCAAAGCTGAATGATGAGGGTAAGCAATGTAACGAAGGTTCTGGTACTCTATTTGGTTCTGGAGATAAATGCTATGTCCTTACCGCAGGTCATTGTGTTGATGGTGTGGATGAATATCATATTGTGATTGAATACTATAATGGCGTTACTTATTTGAAAACAAAAGTTCTTGAAATTATTGAGTGCAAATACAATGAAGCTACTGGAGAAGATTATGCAGTTCTCCTAGTAGACAGGCCAGATACTGATGTAAAATATATGTCAGTAATAAAACGATTCGATTTGAGTATACCAGAGGATGATTATGTAATGCTTTCTTATCCACCCAATGCAAGGGATGGTAGTATTTTTGAAATGAAAAAGAATATTAATGACTATTGGAGAGTAGATGTGGCAGTAAATTATGCCATTGAGGATTTTAAGGATGCTATTAAAGGTAGCTCTGGTGCTGGTATTGTTGTGTACCGTCATAACAGATTTTATTATGTAGGGCTAGTAACAAGAACGAGAAATAGCGCTGGGGCATATAATGATATCAAGGCGTTATCACCTTCGGTGTTTGACGAATTTACTCCTTCAGACACGAAAGATAATAACTTCTTTGATACCATAAAATCATGGGAAGACTGGTATGATAGCAAGAATGCACAGGAAAGAAGAGACAAAATCAGAGAATTGAATAATGACTGGCTAGACTATTTAACCCGAAAGATTCAAATATTGTATCCCACTAATTCAGAAAAGAATGTTGATACATATATCAAGTGTTACCTGAAAGGTATGGAAATTATCAATAAAATGCTTTTATCGAATGCTTCTTTTGTTCAAGAACTGAACAAACAGAATGATAAGTTCTTTGGTAGATTGCTAGATACTCACAAGGAAGATTTTGAATCATCAGAAGGTGCTTACCAGGATTTGCAAAGCATCATTAAGCAAATGAAACAGTTAGCTTCATTTAGGTTTCCTGAAGACAAAGATGACGTAATTGCACATGACTATGCCTACTATAGAGTAGCAGAACGTTTGTTGAACTGTACTTTAAACTATTATTACCCATGA
- a CDS encoding MBL fold metallo-hydrolase, whose product MPITLKFLQAGHGDAFIFECEKDGDSFVMVVDSGPRISQCKIVPIIKGLSKIDLLVLSHYDEDHISGYLEYFKNYQEDALKIREYWCNCASQIEVEQRTIISAYSNAKTFADYLRQISKEFRDTKWIELIKAGHQYNNEFVDIEVVAPSNTALTINRNKYITSEYPAITCDRVNDDLDVSLKDLAKRPTPYTSQVINNASIAFILRTEGKSYLMLGDVMPDDVVNYLVSKGYSEDCPLEVDFVKVSHHGSRYNISNNLLDIIKCNNYIISTNGGRASAIHPDRETIAKLLYHPQRSMQEIVHLYFNYKLNELQKHRAILFNDGEIEEAKCEVHEEEFIL is encoded by the coding sequence ATGCCAATAACCTTAAAATTCCTTCAAGCGGGTCATGGAGATGCTTTCATTTTTGAGTGTGAAAAAGATGGAGATTCATTTGTGATGGTTGTTGATAGTGGACCTAGAATCAGCCAATGCAAAATAGTTCCTATAATTAAGGGCCTTTCAAAAATTGATTTACTTGTATTATCACATTACGATGAGGATCATATCTCTGGATATCTCGAATATTTTAAGAACTATCAGGAGGATGCTTTGAAAATCAGGGAATATTGGTGCAACTGTGCTAGCCAAATAGAGGTTGAACAAAGAACTATTATTAGTGCATACTCTAATGCTAAGACATTTGCAGACTATTTGCGTCAGATATCGAAAGAATTCCGTGATACTAAGTGGATAGAGCTGATCAAAGCAGGACACCAGTATAATAATGAATTCGTTGATATAGAAGTGGTGGCACCTTCCAATACAGCCTTGACAATAAATAGAAATAAGTATATTACAAGCGAATATCCTGCAATAACATGTGACAGGGTAAATGACGATTTGGACGTTTCTTTGAAGGATTTAGCTAAAAGACCAACCCCATACACCTCTCAGGTAATCAATAATGCTTCTATAGCATTTATACTTAGAACAGAAGGTAAATCTTATCTAATGCTGGGGGATGTGATGCCTGATGATGTAGTTAATTATCTTGTCAGCAAGGGCTACAGTGAAGATTGCCCATTAGAGGTGGATTTCGTGAAAGTATCACATCATGGCAGCAGATATAATATATCCAATAATTTATTGGATATCATTAAGTGTAATAATTATATCATATCAACAAATGGAGGTCGTGCCTCTGCTATTCATCCTGACAGAGAAACAATAGCAAAACTATTGTATCATCCCCAAAGGAGTATGCAGGAGATTGTTCATTTATATTTTAATTACAAACTGAATGAACTGCAAAAGCATCGTGCTATTTTGTTTAATGATGGTGAGATTGAAGAGGCCAAATGTGAGGTTCATGAAGAAGAATTCATATTATGA
- a CDS encoding transposase, whose amino-acid sequence MSYDDLLRFILPDGLFDYFELVDFKPGDEKVHIHFDEQNILPEEYSTDKLESKGFYEEIKMYDFPIRGRSCILHIRRRRWYNHTQEKLVTRNWELVAQGTRISEEFASFLKAMDRLSRH is encoded by the coding sequence ATGAGTTACGATGATTTACTCCGCTTTATCCTTCCTGATGGTCTGTTTGATTACTTTGAGTTGGTTGACTTTAAACCAGGTGATGAAAAAGTCCATATCCACTTTGATGAACAGAATATTCTTCCAGAAGAATATTCCACTGATAAGTTAGAAAGCAAAGGTTTTTATGAAGAGATAAAGATGTATGATTTTCCGATTCGTGGTCGTAGCTGCATTCTTCATATTCGTCGTCGTCGCTGGTATAATCATACCCAGGAAAAGTTAGTAACCCGCAATTGGGAATTAGTTGCTCAAGGTACGCGAATCAGTGAAGAATTCGCGTCTTTTTTAAAAGCTATGGATCGACTCTCACGCCATTAG
- a CDS encoding transposase, whose amino-acid sequence MHYGLDEKQLEAQYKNHLSNFKSWNQQEHAHDWVLFPENIGSQISIDETSLSQGELYTIVTNKSGKGRKGSLIAMVKGTDVETVCAVLMCLSRRIRWKVREVTLDMASNMEKIIHRCFPPARQVTDRFHVQKLAYEVVQEMRIKHRWNAIDNESNALALAKAKGESFRQVIFENGDTCKQLLARSRYLLFKKESLWGPSQRTRAAILFREYPDIKKAYYLSQQLGLIYHQCYQKEVALTRLARWYDQVDNSGFLSFGTVARSIQTHYANIINYFENRATNASAESFNAKIKAFRTALRGVRDIKFFIFRICNIFA is encoded by the coding sequence ATCCATTATGGCCTTGATGAGAAACAATTAGAGGCTCAGTACAAGAATCATCTTAGCAATTTTAAGTCTTGGAATCAACAAGAACATGCTCATGACTGGGTATTGTTTCCTGAGAATATTGGTTCTCAAATTAGTATTGATGAGACATCGCTCTCACAAGGAGAGCTTTACACTATTGTAACCAATAAATCCGGCAAGGGGCGTAAGGGTAGTCTGATAGCTATGGTTAAGGGAACTGATGTTGAAACTGTTTGTGCTGTACTTATGTGTCTATCCCGACGTATTCGCTGGAAAGTTCGGGAAGTTACATTGGATATGGCTTCTAATATGGAGAAAATAATACATCGTTGCTTTCCCCCTGCCAGGCAAGTGACAGACCGTTTTCATGTTCAAAAGCTGGCTTATGAAGTAGTACAGGAGATGCGAATAAAACATCGTTGGAATGCTATAGATAATGAATCCAATGCACTGGCCTTAGCTAAAGCAAAGGGAGAATCTTTCAGACAAGTAATTTTCGAAAATGGAGATACTTGTAAGCAGTTGCTGGCAAGAAGTCGTTATTTACTCTTTAAAAAAGAATCTTTGTGGGGACCTTCACAAAGAACCAGGGCTGCTATTTTGTTTAGGGAATATCCAGATATAAAGAAAGCCTACTACCTCTCACAACAATTAGGGCTTATCTATCATCAGTGTTATCAGAAAGAGGTGGCGTTAACAAGGTTGGCAAGGTGGTATGACCAAGTAGATAATTCCGGCTTCTTATCTTTTGGGACTGTAGCAAGGTCTATTCAAACACACTATGCTAATATTATAAACTATTTTGAGAATCGAGCTACGAATGCTTCGGCTGAATCATTCAATGCAAAGATTAAAGCTTTTAGAACCGCACTAAGAGGTGTAAGAGATATAAAATTCTTTATATTTAGAATATGCAATATTTTTGCTTAA
- a CDS encoding aldo/keto reductase, whose protein sequence is MGYEPAEDRYFGKMQYKYCGNSGLLLPRISLGLWHNFGDVDDFGIATDMVKYAFDNGITHFDLANNYGPTPGSAETNFGKILKENFQGYRDEMIITSKAGHEMWAGPYGDRSSRKNIMASIDQSLRRTGLEYFDIFYSHRYDGITPVEETIQALIDIVKQGKALYAGISKYPPEKARIAYQMLKDNGVPCLINQSRYSMFDREVENGTLSLAAEYGVGFIAFSPLAQGLLTNKYLHGIPEDSRAAKSTGFLKKDQVTDDKIAIVQKLNEIAAERQQTLAQMALAWVLKDERVTSVIVGASSVRQLADNLKTIENLQFTDQEISLISSLIDPVKAY, encoded by the coding sequence ATGGGATACGAACCTGCAGAGGATCGCTATTTCGGAAAGATGCAATATAAATATTGCGGAAACAGCGGTTTGTTACTTCCCCGAATTTCGTTGGGGCTATGGCATAATTTTGGAGATGTAGACGATTTCGGTATTGCTACCGATATGGTGAAGTATGCGTTCGATAATGGAATTACTCATTTCGACCTGGCAAATAATTATGGCCCAACCCCAGGCTCTGCAGAAACAAATTTCGGGAAAATCTTAAAGGAAAACTTTCAAGGATATCGTGATGAGATGATCATCACCTCTAAGGCAGGTCACGAAATGTGGGCAGGACCTTATGGAGACAGAAGTTCCCGAAAGAATATAATGGCAAGCATTGATCAGAGTCTGCGCCGAACCGGACTCGAATATTTCGATATTTTCTATTCTCATCGTTATGATGGCATCACTCCAGTAGAAGAAACTATACAAGCTCTCATTGATATTGTGAAACAAGGTAAAGCTTTGTACGCCGGAATCTCTAAATATCCTCCTGAGAAAGCACGCATTGCTTATCAGATGCTTAAAGATAACGGCGTTCCATGTCTGATCAATCAGTCACGTTATAGTATGTTTGATCGTGAGGTGGAGAATGGGACTCTTTCTCTTGCTGCCGAATATGGCGTAGGCTTTATTGCCTTCTCTCCACTTGCTCAAGGCCTGCTTACAAATAAATATCTGCACGGCATTCCTGAAGATTCCCGTGCGGCTAAATCTACCGGATTCCTGAAAAAAGATCAGGTAACGGATGATAAGATTGCCATTGTTCAAAAGCTGAATGAAATAGCAGCCGAGCGTCAGCAAACTCTTGCTCAAATGGCTTTGGCTTGGGTCCTTAAAGATGAACGCGTGACGTCGGTCATTGTGGGTGCAAGCTCGGTAAGGCAGTTGGCCGATAATTTGAAAACAATAGAAAATCTCCAATTTACTGACCAGGAAATCAGTTTGATCAGCTCTTTGATTGATCCTGTCAAGGCATACTAA
- the argH gene encoding argininosuccinate lyase: MAQKLWEKSVQVNKDIEKFTVGRDREMDIYLAKHDVIGSMAHITMLETIGLLTSDELHLLLEELKNIYSTAENGTFVIEEGVEDVHSQVELMLTRKLGDVGKKIHSGRSRNDQVLLDLKLFTRTQLQEIAEMVEQLFQVLIVQSEKYKKVLMPGYTHLQIAMPSSFGLWFGAYAESLVDDMMFLQAAFKMCNRNPLGSAAGYGSSFPLNRTMTTNLLGFDSMNYNVVYAQMGRGKMERNVAFALATIAGTISKLAFDACMFNSQNFSFVKLPDECTTGSSIMPHKKNPDVFELTRAKCNKIQSLPQQIMMIANNLPSGYFRDLQIIKEIFIPAFQELKDCLQMTTYIMNEIKVNEHILDDDKYLLIFSVEEVNRLAAEGMPFRDAYKKVGLDIEAGKFTHEKKVNHTHEGSIGNLCNEEISLLMQNVVDGFNFRKMAQAEKELLGR; this comes from the coding sequence ATGGCGCAGAAACTTTGGGAGAAGAGTGTACAAGTAAACAAAGACATTGAGAAATTTACAGTAGGTCGTGATCGTGAGATGGATATTTATCTGGCCAAGCATGACGTGATTGGTTCAATGGCTCATATTACTATGCTCGAAACCATTGGTCTGCTCACATCAGATGAACTTCACCTTCTTCTTGAGGAATTGAAAAACATCTATTCTACGGCTGAAAACGGTACATTTGTTATCGAGGAAGGCGTAGAAGATGTTCATTCTCAAGTGGAACTGATGCTAACTCGCAAACTAGGAGATGTAGGAAAAAAAATTCATAGTGGACGTTCAAGAAATGATCAGGTTCTTTTGGATTTAAAGTTGTTTACCCGTACTCAATTGCAAGAGATTGCTGAGATGGTGGAACAGCTTTTTCAGGTTTTAATAGTTCAGAGCGAAAAGTATAAGAAGGTTTTAATGCCTGGTTATACACATCTTCAGATTGCCATGCCTTCCTCTTTCGGACTATGGTTCGGTGCTTACGCGGAGAGCCTGGTAGATGATATGATGTTTTTGCAGGCAGCTTTTAAAATGTGTAACCGCAATCCGCTGGGTTCGGCTGCCGGTTACGGTTCTTCCTTCCCTCTTAATCGTACTATGACAACTAATCTTTTAGGTTTCGACTCCATGAACTACAATGTTGTTTATGCGCAGATGGGACGTGGAAAGATGGAACGTAATGTTGCTTTTGCTTTAGCTACCATTGCAGGTACTATTTCAAAGCTGGCTTTTGATGCTTGTATGTTCAATAGTCAGAACTTCAGTTTTGTGAAGTTGCCCGACGAATGTACTACCGGTTCAAGCATTATGCCACACAAAAAGAATCCGGATGTATTTGAGCTCACCCGTGCCAAATGCAATAAGATTCAATCATTACCTCAACAAATTATGATGATTGCCAATAATCTGCCTTCTGGTTATTTCAGAGATCTGCAGATTATCAAAGAGATCTTTATTCCTGCATTTCAGGAATTGAAAGATTGTCTTCAGATGACAACATACATCATGAACGAAATTAAGGTCAACGAGCATATACTCGATGACGATAAATATTTGCTTATCTTTAGTGTTGAAGAAGTAAATCGCCTTGCAGCAGAAGGAATGCCTTTCCGCGACGCTTATAAAAAAGTAGGCCTCGATATAGAAGCCGGTAAATTCACTCATGAAAAGAAAGTAAATCACACACACGAAGGAAGTATCGGCAATCTTTGTAATGAAGAGATCTCTTTGTTAATGCAGAATGTTGTTGATGGCTTTAACTTCCGAAAAATGGCTCAGGCTGAAAAAGAGCTTCTGGGAAGATAA
- a CDS encoding SRPBCC family protein, whose product MTQFESSIKVIPYAQKRVYSKLSDLSNLEGVKDRLPVDKIQDISFDSDSLSFNVSPVGKITLRICEREPEKCIKFETTTSPLPFNLWIQLVSSTEEECKMKLTIKADVNPFIKGMIQKPLQEGLEKMAEMLSKIPY is encoded by the coding sequence ATGACTCAATTTGAAAGCAGTATAAAGGTTATCCCTTATGCTCAGAAGCGTGTGTACAGTAAACTTTCTGATTTAAGTAATCTGGAAGGAGTTAAAGACCGTTTACCGGTCGATAAAATACAAGATATCAGCTTTGACTCAGATAGTTTAAGTTTTAATGTATCACCGGTGGGAAAGATAACGCTTCGTATCTGTGAACGTGAGCCCGAGAAGTGTATTAAGTTTGAAACAACAACCTCTCCTCTTCCTTTTAATCTTTGGATACAATTAGTATCCAGCACTGAGGAAGAGTGCAAGATGAAACTTACAATTAAGGCCGACGTCAATCCTTTTATTAAAGGAATGATTCAAAAGCCACTTCAGGAAGGATTAGAAAAAATGGCAGAAATGCTATCTAAGATTCCTTATTAA
- the pyrE gene encoding orotate phosphoribosyltransferase: METLERLFAEKLLKIKAIKLQPANPFTWASGWKSPFYCDNRKTLSYPSLRNFVKIEICRLILERFGQVDAIAGVATGAIPQGALVAEELNLPFVYVRATPKDHGLENLIEGELRPGMKVVVVEDLISTGGSSLKAVEAIRRDGCEVIGMIAAFTYGFDVAVKSFKDANVELVTLTNYEAVLEVALRTEYIDEEDIPTLQSWRKDPAHWDAAK, encoded by the coding sequence ATGGAAACTTTAGAGAGATTATTTGCTGAGAAATTACTCAAGATTAAGGCCATCAAGCTCCAACCGGCTAATCCTTTTACCTGGGCCTCCGGATGGAAATCTCCTTTCTATTGTGATAATCGTAAGACACTTTCTTACCCTTCACTTCGTAATTTTGTGAAGATTGAAATTTGTCGTTTGATCCTAGAAAGATTTGGTCAGGTTGATGCAATTGCAGGTGTGGCAACAGGTGCTATTCCTCAAGGAGCTTTGGTTGCGGAAGAATTGAACCTTCCGTTTGTTTATGTACGTGCAACACCGAAAGATCACGGTTTGGAGAACCTTATAGAAGGTGAACTTCGTCCGGGAATGAAGGTTGTAGTAGTAGAAGATTTGATTTCAACAGGCGGAAGCAGTTTGAAAGCAGTAGAAGCAATTCGTCGTGATGGATGTGAAGTGATTGGAATGATCGCTGCATTTACTTACGGATTCGATGTTGCGGTAAAATCATTCAAAGATGCTAATGTAGAATTAGTTACTTTGACTAATTATGAAGCAGTGCTGGAAGTTGCTCTTCGTACCGAATACATTGATGAGGAAGATATTCCTACATTGCAGTCGTGGAGAAAAGACCCGGCTCATTGGGACGCAGCGAAATAA
- a CDS encoding ComF family protein — protein sequence MSMIHWIDSFFNILFPRSCVVCNGVLVKGEESICTMCNSRMPRTNYHLQAGNEVEQRFWGKVEIERATSYFFYTKGSDYRHILFKLKYHGYRELGEVMGRYMAKELLASGFFQEIDLIIPVPLHSKRKRSRGYNQSEWIASGLSHATGIPMDLDSLKRVVASNTQTRKSVFERWENVKDVFQVACPDNMQGKHILLVDDVLTTGATLLSCATILVDSSNVKISVITLAVA from the coding sequence ATGAGTATGATTCACTGGATTGATTCATTCTTTAATATACTGTTTCCAAGGTCTTGTGTGGTATGCAATGGGGTTCTGGTGAAAGGTGAAGAGTCAATATGTACAATGTGTAACTCCCGGATGCCTCGCACCAACTATCATCTGCAGGCAGGTAATGAGGTGGAGCAGCGCTTTTGGGGAAAAGTGGAAATTGAACGGGCCACTTCTTACTTTTTTTACACAAAAGGAAGTGATTACCGCCACATTCTGTTTAAACTAAAATATCACGGTTACAGAGAACTGGGCGAAGTAATGGGCCGCTATATGGCAAAAGAACTATTGGCTTCAGGCTTTTTTCAAGAGATTGATCTGATTATCCCTGTTCCTCTTCACTCAAAGAGAAAGAGATCTCGTGGATACAACCAAAGTGAATGGATTGCATCCGGACTTTCCCATGCCACCGGCATTCCTATGGATTTAGATTCATTGAAAAGAGTAGTGGCCAGTAATACTCAGACCCGTAAAAGTGTTTTTGAGAGATGGGAAAATGTGAAAGATGTTTTTCAGGTTGCTTGTCCGGATAATATGCAAGGGAAGCATATTTTGCTTGTAGATGATGTTCTCACAACCGGAGCCACCCTTCTTTCCTGTGCTACAATTCTCGTAGATTCTTCCAACGTAAAGATTAGCGTTATTACACTTGCCGTTGCCTGA
- a CDS encoding regulatory protein RecX yields the protein MIELTEKEALNKAAAYCTASEHCLSEISTKLSQWGLDSDVQEKILKRLVDERFIDEERYCRFFVNDKFKFNKWGKIKIGQALYMKKIPSTVSRKYLDEIDEKEYMNTLRSLLTSKKKSIHVSDDYQSNMKLIRFAMSRGFEMNVIRKCMQLSDEYDSLD from the coding sequence ATGATTGAATTAACAGAAAAAGAGGCTTTAAATAAAGCTGCAGCTTACTGCACTGCATCCGAGCATTGCTTGTCCGAAATAAGCACGAAGCTTTCTCAATGGGGGTTGGATTCTGATGTTCAGGAAAAGATTCTCAAACGACTTGTCGACGAGAGGTTTATTGACGAAGAGCGTTACTGTCGTTTCTTTGTAAATGATAAGTTCAAATTTAATAAGTGGGGCAAGATAAAAATTGGTCAGGCCCTTTATATGAAAAAGATACCTTCAACTGTATCACGGAAATATCTGGATGAGATTGATGAAAAAGAGTATATGAACACGTTACGTTCGCTGCTGACCTCGAAAAAGAAATCCATCCATGTGTCGGACGATTATCAATCAAACATGAAACTTATCAGATTTGCCATGAGTCGCGGTTTTGAGATGAATGTAATTCGCAAATGCATGCAACTATCCGATGAGTATGATTCACTGGATTGA
- the prmC gene encoding peptide chain release factor N(5)-glutamine methyltransferase, giving the protein MHAVELHIRQSLAGKYSEAEIKGFTKIIFTEVFHLNMLDIYMGKDINLSLNQTVELDEILARLQKYEPIQYIVGYEGFYGMTFHVTPAVLIPRPETEELVSLIIEENSNYSPEILDIGTGSGCIAISLSKNLPQSKVSSWDISEEALLVARKNNEALGTSVSFNQVNVLEYQPNGEVFDVIVSNPPYVTVAEQIDMEQNVLNWEPSLALFVPDKDPLLFYRKIAELGLGMLTPKGKIYFEINQAYGKETADLLLALGYSDVEIIKDMSGRDRIVKALR; this is encoded by the coding sequence ATGCATGCAGTTGAGTTACATATCAGGCAATCGTTGGCCGGAAAATATTCCGAGGCAGAGATCAAGGGTTTCACGAAAATTATTTTTACCGAAGTGTTTCACTTGAATATGCTTGATATTTATATGGGCAAAGATATTAATTTATCTCTAAATCAAACAGTGGAATTGGATGAGATTCTTGCCCGACTTCAAAAATATGAACCAATACAATATATTGTAGGATATGAAGGGTTTTATGGTATGACTTTTCATGTGACACCTGCCGTGCTGATTCCCCGGCCTGAAACAGAAGAACTTGTTTCTTTGATAATTGAAGAGAATTCTAATTATTCCCCCGAAATACTGGATATTGGGACAGGTAGTGGCTGCATAGCCATCTCTCTTTCAAAGAATCTGCCCCAATCAAAGGTTTCTTCATGGGACATTTCAGAAGAAGCTTTGCTGGTTGCCCGAAAAAACAATGAGGCTTTAGGCACTTCGGTTTCTTTTAATCAGGTGAATGTTCTCGAATATCAGCCAAATGGAGAAGTATTTGATGTCATTGTTAGTAATCCTCCTTATGTGACCGTTGCCGAGCAAATAGATATGGAGCAGAATGTTCTTAACTGGGAACCCTCTTTAGCACTGTTTGTTCCCGATAAAGACCCCCTGCTTTTTTATCGTAAGATTGCGGAACTAGGCCTTGGTATGCTTACACCCAAAGGAAAAATATATTTTGAAATTAATCAGGCTTATGGAAAAGAAACGGCCGATTTACTTCTTGCTCTTGGATACAGCGATGTGGAAATAATAAAAGATATGTCTGGCAGAGACAGAATAGTAAAAGCATTAAGATGA